Proteins from a single region of Parasedimentitalea psychrophila:
- a CDS encoding TlpA family protein disulfide reductase encodes MFRTLTAEIWPLPRVTKSRSSCREIAAVFQGSPAEAIGLMPGWLILQIDGDAPTDHALLRSKRNGIDRITFQNPETDEIWSIPAGAWPHGIKVIPCVNDRLIADIKSANADFQALHAIWNHGDWGEFAKLRGAFESAVLPFGASLVDRFINPARRQARIFASDDIGNMILLALSYKALGLNDLAQKAIETAEHHREKQGIERMPSQYFGLIWFIDILIKLGIGATDEALEMAETAVAGYPELNGLRRLYASVANREGLILWSPLLGKRFPFDYRLPQHDPFDTWPGGPPVSLPDTLATLQDGQFLLVYCLGEYRTNGPFQQELENLIALHQLAPDRIAEVHVITAYDQDPDDSFWRHSNQIEDQLKSASVPFRVLFDATDAAVAQLKVDAFPSLYILNRDGIVLSVEGLAEEDGYWQAIGRNQDPAFLQSDPAS; translated from the coding sequence TTGTTTCGCACTCTCACGGCCGAAATCTGGCCCTTGCCGCGGGTCACCAAATCCCGTTCGTCCTGCCGTGAAATTGCCGCGGTTTTTCAGGGCAGCCCCGCCGAGGCCATTGGGCTGATGCCGGGATGGCTCATTCTGCAGATCGACGGGGATGCGCCAACCGATCATGCCTTACTGCGATCCAAACGCAACGGCATTGACCGCATCACCTTTCAAAACCCCGAGACCGACGAGATCTGGTCCATTCCTGCCGGGGCATGGCCGCATGGCATTAAGGTCATCCCCTGTGTCAACGATAGGCTGATCGCCGATATAAAATCCGCAAACGCCGATTTTCAGGCGCTACACGCAATCTGGAACCACGGCGACTGGGGCGAATTTGCCAAGTTGCGGGGCGCGTTTGAGAGCGCGGTCCTGCCGTTTGGCGCCTCGCTGGTTGACCGCTTCATCAACCCCGCCCGCCGCCAAGCCCGGATTTTTGCCTCAGACGATATCGGCAACATGATCCTGCTGGCGCTGAGCTATAAGGCCCTGGGGCTGAATGATCTGGCTCAAAAGGCGATTGAAACCGCCGAACACCACCGTGAAAAGCAGGGCATAGAGCGGATGCCAAGCCAGTATTTCGGGCTGATCTGGTTCATTGATATCCTGATAAAGCTGGGCATCGGCGCCACCGATGAGGCCCTTGAAATGGCCGAGACTGCGGTGGCAGGCTACCCGGAACTGAACGGGCTGCGCCGTCTCTACGCCTCGGTTGCCAACCGCGAGGGCCTGATCCTCTGGTCGCCGCTGCTGGGCAAAAGGTTTCCGTTCGATTATCGCCTGCCGCAGCATGATCCCTTTGACACCTGGCCGGGTGGCCCGCCGGTATCGCTGCCCGACACCCTGGCGACGCTGCAGGACGGGCAGTTCCTGTTGGTCTACTGTCTGGGGGAATATCGCACCAATGGTCCATTTCAGCAGGAGTTGGAAAACCTGATAGCGTTGCATCAATTGGCCCCCGACAGGATCGCCGAGGTGCATGTCATCACCGCCTATGATCAGGACCCAGACGACAGTTTCTGGCGTCACAGCAATCAGATTGAGGATCAGCTGAAATCAGCATCCGTGCCGTTTCGCGTGCTGTTTGATGCAACAGATGCCGCTGTTGCACAGCTAAAGGTTGACGCCTTCCCGTCGCTCTATATCTTGAACCGCGATGGCATCGTCCTGAGTGTCGAAGGTCTGGCCGAGGAAGACGGCTATTGGCAGGCCATCGGGCGCAATCAGGATCCGGCATTTTTGCAATCGGATCCGGCGTCCTGA
- a CDS encoding tellurite resistance TerB family protein: MTETSPRPLSPQDCLVAIMVAVSASDENIRTSELIEIQSAVNMLPVFADYDIDRIKRMSQTVLDLFEQEDGLDALFGLIRENLPERLHETAYALACDVAASDGRLNETELEFLAEIRYELNIDRLHAAAIERGARARHVT, encoded by the coding sequence ATGACCGAGACCTCCCCTCGCCCGCTTTCTCCCCAGGATTGTCTTGTTGCGATCATGGTGGCGGTGTCGGCCTCGGACGAAAACATCCGCACCTCGGAACTGATCGAGATCCAGTCCGCAGTGAATATGCTGCCGGTGTTTGCGGACTATGATATCGACCGGATCAAACGGATGTCGCAAACGGTGCTGGACTTGTTTGAGCAGGAGGACGGGCTGGATGCGCTGTTTGGCCTGATCCGCGAAAACCTGCCCGAGCGGCTGCATGAAACCGCCTATGCGCTGGCCTGCGACGTGGCGGCCTCAGATGGGCGGCTGAATGAAACCGAATTGGAGTTCCTGGCCGAGATCCGCTATGAGTTGAACATCGACCGGCTGCACGCCGCTGCAATTGAGCGCGGCGCCCGGGCGCGGCACGTGACCTGA
- the dacB gene encoding D-alanyl-D-alanine carboxypeptidase/D-alanyl-D-alanine endopeptidase, whose product MVTRRFFLLSGSALIGAGGAWANAPVTSLRPHARRQAVMHSPADGLKRVLQRAGLPGEVACAVADVETGLRLEAENGASGLPPASVAKALTSLYALDVLGAEHRFHTRVMATGGVIGGVVQGDLILVGGGDPTLTTDHLAQLAKALKSAGVREVRGGFKLWDGALPYVHTIDADQPDHVGYSPAISGLALNYNRVHFEWKRAGQGWSVSMDARTEKYRPEVAVARMKVAKRTAPVYTYADSGGADQWTVANAALGKGGSRWLPVRRPAEYVGDVFRTMARAHGIVLAKPQVVKSLPQGQGQVLAQHSSTALLVMLRRMLKYSNNLMAEMIGMSATAASGRRPGSLRASAQAMNSWAGAKYGMTGTRLVDHSGLGDASRMTPDDLVGALIAARKVGQLKPLLKPFLLRDANGKVNKTHPIKVNAKTGTLNFVSGLGGFMTAADGTELAFAIFAADQGARSRIKRADRERPQGARSWNRKAKKMQQKLIERWGTVYGS is encoded by the coding sequence ATGGTTACGCGACGATTTTTTCTGCTTTCTGGTTCTGCCCTGATCGGGGCAGGTGGGGCCTGGGCCAATGCCCCGGTCACCTCCTTGCGACCTCATGCCCGACGTCAGGCTGTTATGCACAGCCCGGCGGACGGGCTCAAACGTGTGCTGCAGCGGGCGGGGCTGCCGGGAGAGGTGGCCTGCGCTGTGGCGGACGTGGAGACAGGTCTGCGGCTTGAGGCCGAGAATGGCGCCTCGGGACTGCCACCGGCCAGCGTCGCCAAGGCGCTGACCTCGCTTTACGCGCTGGATGTGCTGGGGGCCGAGCATCGGTTTCACACCCGGGTGATGGCCACGGGCGGCGTTATCGGCGGCGTGGTGCAGGGGGATTTGATCCTGGTTGGTGGCGGCGACCCCACATTGACCACCGATCATCTGGCGCAACTGGCCAAAGCGCTGAAATCTGCCGGCGTGCGCGAGGTCAGGGGCGGCTTTAAGCTGTGGGACGGGGCGCTGCCCTATGTGCACACCATTGACGCCGATCAGCCGGATCACGTCGGCTATAGCCCGGCGATCTCGGGGCTGGCGCTGAACTATAACCGGGTGCATTTTGAATGGAAACGGGCAGGCCAGGGCTGGTCGGTCAGCATGGATGCCAGGACTGAGAAATACCGCCCCGAGGTGGCCGTGGCCCGGATGAAAGTGGCAAAGCGAACCGCCCCGGTCTACACCTATGCCGACAGCGGCGGTGCCGATCAGTGGACGGTGGCCAATGCTGCCTTGGGCAAGGGCGGCTCGCGCTGGCTACCGGTGCGCCGTCCGGCTGAATACGTAGGCGATGTTTTCCGCACCATGGCGCGGGCGCATGGGATCGTGCTGGCCAAGCCGCAAGTGGTGAAATCCCTGCCACAGGGTCAGGGGCAGGTGCTGGCGCAGCACAGCAGTACGGCGCTGTTGGTGATGCTGCGCCGCATGTTGAAATACTCAAACAATCTGATGGCCGAGATGATCGGCATGTCCGCCACCGCGGCATCTGGGCGTCGGCCCGGATCGCTAAGGGCCTCGGCGCAGGCGATGAACAGCTGGGCGGGTGCCAAATATGGCATGACCGGCACCCGGCTGGTGGATCATTCGGGTCTGGGCGACGCGTCGCGGATGACGCCCGACGATCTGGTTGGGGCATTGATTGCCGCGCGCAAGGTGGGTCAGTTGAAACCACTGCTGAAACCGTTCCTGCTGCGCGATGCCAATGGCAAGGTGAACAAGACCCACCCGATCAAGGTGAATGCCAAAACCGGCACGCTGAATTTTGTCTCAGGGCTGGGCGGTTTCATGACCGCCGCTGACGGCACCGAGCTGGCCTTTGCCATCTTTGCCGCCGATCAGGGCGCGCGGTCCCGTATCAAACGCGCTGACCGCGAACGGCCACAGGGGGCCCGCAGCTGGAACCGCAAGGCCAAGAAGATGCAGCAAAAGCTGATCGAGCGATGGGGCACGGTCTACGGCAGTTGA
- a CDS encoding DMT family transporter, producing the protein MLQAVTLMFVAMSMIPAGDLCGKLLTSSGIATPAFIASSRFVIGSALLLPFVPLRAYSLMKDRRMWLRALLLVGGIVSVQTALKTEPMADVFAAFFIGPIISYGLSAVFLREPTTWLRSLLMLVGFAGVILVVRPGFGGSINLLWAVLAGGFYGCFLTTGRWLSHLGSPLELSLIQLLLAALVMLPMGLANLPELTLSTSILTLGSAAFSMLGNLILLFAYSKVAATKLAPMVYFQLIAAVTLGWAAFGQLPDMLTWLGLAVVVSAGLGSALLRR; encoded by the coding sequence ATGTTACAGGCAGTCACTCTCATGTTCGTCGCTATGTCAATGATCCCTGCGGGTGATCTATGTGGCAAACTGCTGACCAGCAGTGGCATTGCCACACCGGCTTTCATCGCCTCTTCGCGTTTTGTCATTGGTAGCGCCTTGTTGCTGCCCTTTGTTCCGCTTCGCGCGTATTCATTAATGAAAGATCGCCGCATGTGGCTGCGGGCCCTGTTGCTGGTCGGCGGCATCGTTTCGGTGCAGACAGCCCTTAAGACCGAGCCGATGGCAGATGTGTTCGCCGCCTTCTTTATCGGCCCGATCATCAGCTATGGTCTGTCGGCTGTGTTCCTGCGCGAACCCACCACCTGGCTGCGGTCGCTGCTCATGCTTGTCGGCTTTGCCGGTGTTATTTTGGTGGTTCGCCCCGGCTTCGGAGGCTCGATCAACCTGTTGTGGGCGGTGCTTGCCGGCGGTTTCTACGGCTGTTTTCTGACCACCGGCCGCTGGCTTTCACATCTTGGGTCACCGCTAGAGCTGAGCCTGATCCAATTGCTGCTGGCCGCCCTTGTCATGCTGCCAATGGGGTTGGCAAACCTGCCCGAGCTCACCCTGAGCACCTCGATCCTGACGCTGGGCAGCGCCGCGTTTTCGATGCTGGGTAATCTGATTCTGCTGTTTGCCTACAGCAAGGTCGCAGCCACCAAACTGGCGCCGATGGTCTATTTCCAGCTGATCGCCGCAGTGACGCTTGGCTGGGCCGCCTTTGGCCAATTGCCGGACATGCTGACCTGGCTGGGTCTAGCTGTGGTCGTCAGCGCCGGTCTTGGCTCGGCGCTCCTGCGACGCTGA
- a CDS encoding nicotinate-nucleotide adenylyltransferase codes for MRHGFPYLRPGMTVGLLGGSFDPAHMGHVQISRAALAQFGLDRVWWLVSPGNPLKRHQPAPLEQRMAAARAIMRHPNIHISDAEAQLGTRYTAQTLRHLRRLYPGVRFVWLMGADNLAQFHRWRDWRQILDTVPVGVMARPGDRISARLSPAARIYAPYRLKGSESRLLAHAQCPAWCFVNVPMVDASSSAIRARGEWSASQERRAKTGADDHS; via the coding sequence ATGAGACATGGGTTTCCATATCTTCGCCCCGGCATGACCGTGGGGCTGCTGGGTGGATCTTTTGATCCGGCCCACATGGGTCATGTGCAGATCAGCCGGGCGGCGCTGGCGCAGTTTGGGCTGGACCGGGTCTGGTGGCTGGTGTCTCCGGGTAATCCGCTAAAACGCCATCAGCCGGCCCCGCTAGAGCAGCGGATGGCGGCGGCGCGGGCGATCATGCGGCACCCAAACATCCATATCAGCGATGCCGAGGCGCAGCTGGGAACACGCTATACCGCACAGACCCTGCGGCATCTGCGCAGGCTCTATCCCGGTGTGCGTTTTGTCTGGCTGATGGGGGCCGATAATCTGGCGCAGTTTCATCGCTGGAGGGACTGGCGGCAGATCCTAGATACGGTGCCGGTCGGCGTGATGGCACGACCGGGGGATCGGATCTCGGCGCGGCTGTCACCGGCGGCGCGGATCTATGCGCCATATCGGTTGAAGGGGAGCGAGAGCCGCCTGTTGGCTCATGCACAGTGCCCGGCCTGGTGTTTTGTCAATGTGCCAATGGTTGACGCCAGCTCCTCGGCGATCCGGGCGCGCGGAGAGTGGTCAGCGTCGCAGGAGCGCCGAGCCAAGACCGGCGCTGACGACCACAGCTAG
- a CDS encoding YcnI family copper-binding membrane protein: protein MKLIKFASAALLAAALGTSATAHASLEQQEAKTGSFYKGVMRIGHGCGEQATLRLRITIPEGVVSVKPMPKPGWALETVTGAYEGSYDYYGKTLTEGVTEIIWTGELAAEHYDEFTFRGKLHDTLEADKTLFFPTVQECADGENGWVEIPAEGQDPHELKRPAPGLHLVAPDAHTH, encoded by the coding sequence ATGAAACTGATCAAATTTGCTTCGGCTGCGCTGTTGGCGGCTGCTCTTGGAACCTCGGCTACGGCACATGCGTCGTTGGAACAGCAAGAGGCCAAAACCGGCTCGTTCTACAAAGGCGTGATGCGTATTGGCCATGGCTGTGGCGAGCAGGCGACGTTAAGGCTGCGGATCACCATTCCCGAAGGTGTGGTTTCGGTGAAGCCAATGCCAAAGCCGGGTTGGGCGCTGGAGACCGTGACCGGGGCGTATGAAGGCAGCTATGACTATTACGGAAAAACCCTGACCGAAGGTGTGACCGAGATTATCTGGACCGGAGAACTGGCCGCAGAACATTACGACGAATTCACCTTTCGCGGCAAACTGCATGACACGCTGGAAGCTGACAAGACGTTGTTTTTTCCAACTGTGCAAGAATGCGCGGATGGTGAAAATGGCTGGGTCGAGATCCCTGCAGAGGGTCAGGACCCACATGAGCTGAAACGCCCGGCGCCGGGACTGCATCTGGTCGCACCAGACGCGCATACTCATTAA
- the ettA gene encoding energy-dependent translational throttle protein EttA: MAAYQYVYHMQGVSKTYPGGKKCFENIHLSFLPGVKIGVVGVNGSGKSTLMKIMAGLDKDFTGEAWAAEGARVGYLPQEPKLDATLTVRENVMLGVAPKKAILDRYNELAMNYSDETADEMAELQDKIDAQDLWDLDSQIDVSMEALRCPPDDAEIANLSGGELRRVALCKLLLEAPDMLLLDEPTNHLDAETIAWLQQHLMDYKGTILIVTHDRYFLDDITSWILELDRGKGIPNEGNYSDWLEQKAKRLSQEAREDKSKQQTLQRELDWMRQGAKARQAKSKARINAYNDLADQSEREKLTRAQIVIPNGPRLGNKVIEVENLAKHYGDKQLVEGLTFDLPPGGIVGVIGPNGAGKSTLFRMLTGQEQPDQGSVSFGDTVKLSYVDQSRDDLKDDETVWQAISGGAEIIELGDAQVNSRAYCSSFNFKGGDQQKPLKLLSGGERNRVHMARLLKEGGNVLLLDEPTNDLDVETLRALEDALVDFAGCAVVISHDRFFLDRICTHMLAFEGDAHVEWFEGNFEDYEEDKKRRLGADALEPKRLKHKKFVR, translated from the coding sequence ATGGCCGCCTATCAATACGTCTACCACATGCAGGGTGTCTCCAAGACCTACCCGGGTGGCAAAAAATGCTTTGAAAACATCCACCTGTCCTTTCTCCCCGGCGTTAAAATCGGTGTTGTCGGCGTCAACGGCTCCGGTAAATCGACCCTGATGAAGATCATGGCCGGTCTCGACAAGGACTTCACCGGCGAGGCCTGGGCCGCCGAAGGTGCCCGGGTTGGCTATCTGCCGCAGGAACCCAAGCTGGACGCGACGCTGACCGTGCGTGAAAACGTCATGCTGGGTGTGGCGCCGAAAAAGGCGATCCTGGATCGCTATAACGAACTGGCGATGAACTACTCGGACGAGACCGCCGACGAGATGGCCGAGCTGCAGGACAAGATCGACGCCCAGGACCTGTGGGATCTGGACAGCCAGATTGACGTCTCGATGGAGGCCCTGCGCTGCCCGCCGGATGACGCCGAAATCGCCAACCTCTCGGGTGGTGAGCTGCGTCGCGTGGCGCTGTGCAAGCTGCTGCTCGAAGCGCCGGACATGCTGCTGCTGGATGAGCCGACCAACCACCTGGACGCCGAAACCATCGCCTGGCTGCAACAGCACCTGATGGACTACAAGGGCACCATCCTGATCGTCACCCACGACCGTTACTTCCTGGATGACATCACCAGCTGGATTCTGGAACTGGACCGCGGCAAGGGTATCCCGAATGAGGGCAACTACTCTGACTGGCTGGAGCAAAAGGCCAAACGCCTGAGCCAGGAGGCCCGCGAGGACAAATCCAAGCAGCAGACCCTGCAACGCGAGCTGGACTGGATGCGTCAGGGTGCCAAGGCACGCCAGGCCAAGAGCAAGGCCCGGATCAACGCCTATAACGATCTGGCCGACCAGTCCGAACGCGAGAAGCTAACCCGCGCCCAGATCGTCATCCCCAACGGCCCACGTCTGGGCAACAAGGTGATCGAGGTCGAAAATCTGGCCAAGCACTATGGCGACAAACAGCTGGTCGAGGGTCTGACCTTTGATCTGCCACCCGGCGGTATCGTCGGCGTCATCGGCCCCAACGGCGCCGGTAAATCCACCCTGTTCCGCATGTTGACCGGTCAGGAACAACCCGATCAGGGCTCGGTCAGCTTTGGTGACACGGTCAAACTGTCTTATGTGGATCAGTCGCGCGATGACCTGAAAGACGACGAGACCGTCTGGCAGGCGATTTCCGGCGGCGCTGAAATCATCGAGCTGGGCGATGCGCAGGTCAATTCCCGCGCCTATTGCTCGTCCTTCAACTTCAAGGGTGGCGATCAGCAGAAGCCGCTGAAACTGCTATCGGGTGGTGAGCGTAACCGGGTCCACATGGCGCGGCTGCTCAAGGAAGGCGGCAACGTGCTGCTGCTCGATGAGCCGACCAACGATCTGGACGTGGAAACCCTGCGCGCACTGGAAGACGCGCTGGTCGATTTCGCCGGCTGCGCCGTGGTGATCTCGCACGATCGTTTCTTCCTTGATCGGATCTGTACCCACATGCTGGCCTTTGAAGGCGATGCCCATGTGGAATGGTTCGAGGGTAACTTTGAAGACTATGAGGAAGACAAGAAACGCCGTCTGGGCGCCGATGCGCTAGAGCCCAAGCGGTTGAAGCATAAGAAGTTTGTGCGGTAA
- a CDS encoding gamma-glutamylcyclotransferase family protein: MSPPYFFGYGSLVNLGTHAYHDPQPARLSGWRRAWVHTELREVAFLSAVPCAGSEIDGLIAAVPGADWDALDGREYAYDRLPLLGAVAHGLRPAPEISLYAVPRSAQMPGSARHPILLSYLDVVVQGYDQVFGVAGVAAFFASTDGWEAPILNDRAAPIYPRHQLLEVAQRELVDHHLDAIGAKVIVVG; this comes from the coding sequence ATGTCCCCCCCCTATTTCTTTGGCTATGGCAGCCTGGTGAACCTGGGCACCCATGCCTATCACGACCCGCAACCAGCGCGCCTATCCGGCTGGCGCCGCGCCTGGGTGCATACTGAATTGCGCGAGGTGGCGTTTCTGTCGGCAGTGCCCTGCGCTGGCAGCGAGATCGACGGGCTGATCGCGGCGGTGCCGGGGGCGGATTGGGACGCACTGGACGGTCGTGAATACGCCTATGACCGGCTGCCGCTTTTGGGCGCGGTTGCGCATGGGCTGCGGCCGGCGCCCGAGATCTCGCTATACGCGGTGCCACGTTCTGCCCAAATGCCGGGGTCGGCGCGGCATCCGATCTTGCTGAGCTATCTGGATGTGGTGGTGCAGGGTTATGATCAGGTGTTTGGCGTGGCGGGTGTGGCGGCGTTTTTCGCCAGCACCGACGGCTGGGAGGCCCCCATCCTGAACGACCGCGCCGCACCGATCTATCCCCGTCATCAATTGCTAGAGGTCGCACAGCGAGAGCTGGTGGATCATCATCTGGATGCCATCGGTGCGAAGGTTATTGTGGTGGGGTAG
- a CDS encoding RrF2 family transcriptional regulator, which translates to MRITKRTNIAVRLLMYCAANPDRLVTKAEIAKCCNVSENHLAQVINQLGQLGFLNTQRGRNGGMTLARPTGQIRIGDVFRKVEGEVPSGECFADSDNSCPLTNACRLKMALTDAAQAFYGALDDITLEALVCDNHDLMKILQPISCGR; encoded by the coding sequence ATGCGCATTACCAAAAGAACCAACATCGCGGTGCGGTTGCTGATGTACTGTGCCGCAAACCCCGATCGCCTGGTCACCAAGGCCGAGATCGCCAAGTGCTGCAATGTCTCTGAAAACCATCTGGCCCAGGTGATCAATCAATTGGGCCAATTGGGTTTTCTAAACACCCAGCGGGGCCGCAACGGCGGCATGACCCTGGCCCGGCCCACCGGCCAGATCCGCATCGGCGACGTGTTCCGCAAGGTCGAAGGCGAAGTGCCCAGCGGCGAGTGTTTTGCCGATTCGGACAACAGCTGCCCGCTGACCAATGCCTGCCGCCTGAAGATGGCGCTGACAGATGCGGCGCAGGCCTTTTATGGCGCGCTGGACGATATCACCCTCGAGGCGCTGGTCTGTGACAACCATGATCTAATGAAGATCCTGCAACCCATCAGCTGCGGCCGCTAA
- a CDS encoding ABC transporter permease, protein MSSLFPSLSLAWRFARRELRGGLRGFRIFLACLALGVAVIAAIGTVRASIEYGLSSQGAVILGGDAEMEFTYRFADDDSRAWMADRATTVSEIAEFRSMAVVGEDRALTQVKAVDDLYPLTGTVELAPPMPLEQALAGADGVPGAVMQLALSARLGLLPGDVFQLGTQDFRLMADIVVEPDAAASGFTIGPRTLVATHALQASGLLAPGTLFETKYRMDLPDGTDLEMIKQQALSQFGDSGMRWSDARNGAPGITRFVERLSSFLILVGLSGLAVGGIGVSAAVRAYLATKTSTIAILRTLGADRSTIFLTYFLQIGALALLGIAIGLLIGGLGPVLLGPLIAAQLPFPADFSLSPSALAEAAIYGGLTAFIFTLWPLARAERIRAAALFRDAFAGRNHLPAPRYLLATALALALLVGSAALFSGSPELTLWSAAGLAAALSVLLLAALALGAVARRSTRLARGRPALRWALSAIGTARDGATPVVLSLGLGLTVLAAIGQIDGNMRRAIGDNLPDRAPSYFFVDIQRDQMPAFAKRINDDPAVSKMQSAPMLRGVVTKINGQPAREVAGDHWVVRGDRGITYAGAQPEGTQITAGSWWPEDYSGPPQISFATEEAEELGLQLGDSLTLNILGRDITASITSLREVDFSSAGMGFVLVLNEAALAKAPHSFIATVYSDEQAEAQILRDLGRDMPNVTAIRVRDAIERVSEILRQIASATAYGAAATLLTGFLVLLGTAAAGEPARRYEAALLKTLGASRARILASFALRSVILGAGAGLVALAAGTAGAWAVNTYVFEISYQVIWPNALAIIAGGVLATLLAGLAFAWQPLATRPAGQLRSRE, encoded by the coding sequence ATGAGCTCCCTGTTTCCCTCCCTGTCGCTGGCCTGGCGCTTTGCCCGCCGCGAGCTGCGTGGTGGGCTGCGAGGGTTTCGTATCTTTCTGGCCTGTCTGGCGCTTGGCGTTGCGGTGATCGCCGCCATTGGCACCGTGCGGGCCTCGATTGAATATGGCCTGTCCAGTCAGGGCGCGGTGATCCTTGGCGGTGACGCCGAGATGGAGTTCACCTATCGCTTTGCCGATGACGACAGCCGCGCCTGGATGGCAGACCGCGCCACCACAGTGTCCGAGATCGCCGAGTTCCGTTCCATGGCGGTGGTGGGCGAGGATCGCGCCCTAACGCAGGTCAAAGCGGTGGATGATCTGTACCCATTGACTGGCACCGTAGAGCTGGCGCCACCGATGCCACTAGAGCAGGCCTTGGCTGGCGCCGACGGAGTACCGGGTGCGGTCATGCAGCTGGCCTTGTCGGCGCGTCTGGGGCTGCTGCCGGGTGATGTCTTTCAACTGGGCACGCAGGATTTTCGTCTGATGGCGGATATCGTGGTTGAACCGGATGCGGCGGCTTCGGGCTTTACCATTGGGCCACGCACCTTGGTCGCAACCCATGCGCTGCAAGCCTCGGGTCTGCTGGCCCCTGGCACCTTGTTTGAAACCAAATACCGCATGGATCTGCCGGACGGCACCGATCTGGAGATGATCAAGCAACAGGCGCTGAGCCAGTTCGGGGACAGCGGCATGCGCTGGAGCGATGCCCGTAACGGCGCCCCCGGTATCACCCGGTTTGTCGAGCGACTGAGCTCGTTTCTGATCCTTGTTGGCCTGTCCGGTCTGGCGGTTGGTGGCATCGGGGTCTCGGCTGCGGTGCGGGCCTATCTGGCGACCAAGACCTCGACCATTGCCATCCTGCGCACCCTTGGCGCTGATCGATCAACCATCTTTCTGACCTATTTCCTGCAGATTGGCGCCTTGGCGCTACTGGGGATCGCCATTGGTCTACTGATTGGCGGCTTGGGACCGGTGCTGCTGGGGCCACTGATTGCGGCGCAGCTGCCGTTCCCGGCGGATTTCTCACTGTCCCCCTCGGCGCTGGCTGAGGCGGCAATTTATGGCGGGCTGACCGCCTTTATCTTTACCCTCTGGCCACTGGCCCGCGCCGAACGCATTCGGGCCGCAGCGCTGTTTCGCGATGCTTTTGCGGGTCGCAACCACCTGCCTGCACCGCGCTATCTGCTGGCCACCGCCCTGGCGCTGGCGCTGCTGGTGGGATCGGCGGCGCTGTTTAGCGGATCGCCTGAATTGACCCTGTGGAGCGCCGCTGGTTTGGCAGCGGCACTGTCGGTGCTGCTGCTGGCGGCGCTGGCGCTTGGCGCTGTGGCGCGGCGCTCAACCCGATTGGCGCGGGGGCGTCCGGCGCTGCGCTGGGCACTGTCGGCGATTGGCACTGCCCGTGACGGCGCCACTCCGGTTGTGCTGTCGTTGGGACTGGGGCTGACGGTGCTGGCGGCGATTGGCCAGATCGACGGCAACATGCGCCGCGCCATTGGCGATAACCTGCCAGACCGCGCGCCGTCTTATTTCTTTGTCGATATCCAACGCGACCAGATGCCGGCCTTTGCCAAACGCATCAATGATGATCCGGCAGTGTCGAAAATGCAAAGCGCGCCGATGCTGCGCGGCGTTGTCACCAAGATCAACGGCCAGCCCGCGCGCGAAGTTGCCGGCGATCACTGGGTGGTCCGGGGCGACCGCGGCATCACCTATGCGGGCGCGCAGCCCGAGGGCACCCAGATCACCGCCGGCAGCTGGTGGCCAGAGGATTACAGCGGTCCGCCGCAGATCAGTTTTGCCACTGAGGAGGCCGAGGAACTGGGGCTGCAGCTGGGCGACAGCCTGACCCTGAATATTCTTGGCCGCGACATCACTGCAAGTATCACCAGCCTGCGCGAAGTGGATTTCTCCAGCGCCGGAATGGGCTTTGTGCTGGTGCTGAACGAGGCGGCGCTGGCCAAGGCACCGCACAGCTTTATCGCTACGGTTTATTCCGACGAGCAGGCCGAGGCGCAGATCCTGCGCGATCTGGGCCGCGACATGCCCAATGTCACCGCGATCCGGGTGCGCGACGCGATTGAGCGGGTGTCCGAGATCCTGCGCCAGATCGCCTCGGCCACCGCTTACGGTGCGGCAGCAACGCTGCTGACCGGGTTTCTGGTGCTGCTGGGGACCGCTGCTGCGGGGGAGCCGGCACGGCGCTACGAGGCGGCGCTGCTGAAAACCCTTGGTGCGTCACGGGCGCGTATTCTGGCCAGCTTTGCCCTGCGCTCGGTTATTCTGGGGGCAGGGGCCGGGTTGGTGGCACTGGCGGCCGGAACCGCAGGGGCCTGGGCGGTGAACACATATGTGTTTGAAATCAGCTATCAGGTGATCTGGCCCAATGCGCTTGCCATCATCGCCGGCGGTGTGCTGGCCACTCTGCTGGCCGGGCTGGCCTTTGCCTGGCAACCGCTGGCGACCCGTCCGGCCGGGCAGCTTCGGTCCCGCGAATAG